From a single Kitasatospora azatica KCTC 9699 genomic region:
- a CDS encoding alpha/beta hydrolase has product MPDPAALFRSAVALAATGLLLTGCSGGGRASAPGDHSPPSSDGSAASPSATASAAASAVTPLQPLPEAVPAVLSSYYAQRLGWQACDSGFECATFKVPRDYQQPSGGDLTLTAVRRPADGAGGQQRLGSLLLNPGGPGGSAVEYVESAAGGYQPVVRAAYDLVGLDPRGVGRSSPVSCLSGDRMDAYTQTDITPDNQDEVDRLVAADQEFAAGCKQRSGELLGHVSTVEAARDMDVLRALLGDARLNYVGKSYGTLLGATYAGLFPSRVGRMVLDGAMDPALDALTGNRTQAGGFETAWSSFAKDCAGRSDCPVGSTEQQAGQELDALLNSLDAKPLPAAEGRQLTQAQAVTGVIQALYAEFLWPQLRSALAAAKAGDGGPLLHLSDSYYERSADGSYPNLMFANMAVNCLDLPAPFSSPAEVASAVPGFEQASPHFGRDMAWMALTCGYWPVKATGAPHTVRAAGAAPIVVVGTVRDPATPYAWAQSLAGQLESGRLVTYDGDGHTAYGRQNDCVDSAVNHYLLEGQPPAQGLRCAK; this is encoded by the coding sequence ATGCCCGATCCCGCCGCCCTGTTCCGCTCGGCCGTCGCGCTGGCCGCCACCGGGCTGCTCCTCACGGGCTGCTCCGGCGGTGGCCGCGCCTCGGCCCCGGGTGACCACAGCCCGCCCTCCTCCGACGGCAGTGCGGCCTCGCCGAGCGCCACGGCCTCCGCGGCCGCCTCCGCCGTGACCCCGCTGCAGCCGCTGCCCGAGGCGGTCCCGGCCGTCCTCTCCTCCTACTACGCGCAGCGGCTGGGCTGGCAGGCCTGCGACAGCGGCTTCGAGTGCGCCACCTTCAAGGTGCCGCGGGACTACCAGCAGCCGAGCGGCGGGGACCTGACGCTGACCGCGGTGCGCCGGCCGGCCGACGGCGCGGGCGGACAGCAGCGGCTCGGCTCGCTGCTGCTCAACCCGGGCGGTCCGGGCGGCTCCGCGGTGGAGTACGTGGAGTCGGCGGCGGGCGGCTACCAGCCGGTGGTCCGGGCCGCCTACGACCTGGTCGGCCTGGACCCGCGCGGGGTCGGTCGCAGCTCGCCGGTGAGCTGCCTGAGCGGGGACCGGATGGATGCCTACACCCAGACCGACATCACCCCGGACAACCAGGACGAGGTCGACCGACTGGTGGCCGCCGACCAGGAGTTCGCGGCCGGCTGCAAGCAGCGCTCGGGGGAGCTGCTCGGCCACGTCAGCACGGTCGAGGCGGCCCGCGACATGGACGTGCTGCGGGCCCTGCTCGGCGACGCCCGGCTGAACTACGTCGGCAAGTCCTACGGCACCCTGCTGGGAGCGACCTATGCCGGGCTCTTCCCTTCCCGGGTCGGCCGGATGGTGCTGGACGGCGCGATGGACCCGGCGCTGGACGCGCTGACCGGCAACCGCACCCAGGCCGGCGGCTTCGAGACGGCCTGGAGCTCCTTCGCCAAGGACTGCGCCGGCCGTTCCGACTGCCCGGTGGGCAGCACCGAGCAGCAGGCCGGCCAGGAGTTGGACGCGCTGCTGAACTCGCTGGACGCCAAGCCGCTGCCGGCCGCCGAGGGACGGCAGCTCACCCAGGCCCAGGCGGTCACCGGGGTGATCCAGGCGCTGTACGCGGAGTTCCTCTGGCCGCAGCTGCGCAGCGCGCTGGCGGCGGCGAAGGCGGGTGACGGCGGCCCGCTGCTGCACCTGTCCGACTCGTACTACGAGCGCTCGGCCGACGGCAGCTACCCGAACCTGATGTTCGCCAACATGGCCGTCAACTGCCTGGACCTGCCGGCCCCGTTCAGCTCGCCGGCCGAGGTGGCGAGCGCCGTGCCGGGCTTCGAGCAGGCCTCGCCGCACTTCGGCCGGGACATGGCCTGGATGGCGCTGACCTGCGGTTACTGGCCGGTGAAGGCGACCGGCGCGCCGCACACCGTGCGGGCGGCGGGGGCCGCGCCGATCGTGGTGGTGGGCACGGTGCGCGATCCGGCCACGCCCTACGCCTGGGCGCAGTCCCTGGCGGGGCAGTTGGAGTCGGGTCGGCTGGTGACCTACGACGGCGACGGCCACACCGCGTACGGGCGGCAGAACGACTGCGTGGACTCGGCGGTCAACCACTACCTGTTGGAGGGGCAGCCGCCGGCCCAGGGGCTGCGCTGCGCGAAGTGA
- a CDS encoding TetR/AcrR family transcriptional regulator: MTPARGDHEARRRDVSEAVWRVLAGRGFGGLTLRAVAAEMDASTGLLTHYFPNKQALLRTALEVLDQRNQERPRRTPPGEGLAALRSALLDVLPLTPESADSNRIWVSSWDVALADPELAEAHAERYQRSRTRLAQHVATAQRRGELPSGTPTEDLAAAAQGFALGLVVQALFAPQEFPAERQIRLLDDWFAGVTSRSAAPGPAAAPPTGSG, translated from the coding sequence ATGACGCCCGCCCGTGGAGACCATGAAGCCCGCCGCCGCGACGTTTCCGAGGCCGTCTGGCGGGTGCTGGCCGGCCGCGGCTTCGGCGGCCTGACGCTGCGGGCGGTGGCCGCCGAGATGGACGCCTCCACCGGCCTGCTCACCCACTACTTCCCGAACAAGCAGGCGCTGCTGCGCACCGCCCTCGAGGTCCTGGACCAGCGCAACCAGGAACGCCCCCGCCGCACCCCGCCCGGCGAGGGCCTGGCCGCCCTGCGCAGCGCCCTGCTCGACGTCCTGCCGCTCACCCCCGAGAGCGCGGACAGCAACCGGATCTGGGTCAGCTCCTGGGACGTGGCCCTGGCCGACCCCGAGCTCGCCGAGGCCCACGCCGAGCGCTACCAGCGCTCCCGCACCCGGCTCGCCCAGCACGTCGCCACCGCCCAGCGGCGCGGCGAACTGCCCAGCGGCACACCCACCGAGGACCTGGCCGCCGCCGCCCAGGGCTTCGCGCTGGGCCTGGTGGTGCAGGCCCTGTTCGCCCCGCAGGAGTTCCCGGCGGAACGTCAGATCCGCTTGCTGGACGACTGGTTTGCCGGCGTCACTTCGCGCAGCGCAGCCCCTGGGCCGGCGGCTGCCCCTCCAACAGGTAGTGGTTGA
- a CDS encoding GNAT family N-acetyltransferase: MFAIPLSDTLPAELRPLEPWHAEEFLAHMDRARENLDRFIGFAGASTDLDSARATLQRYADKAAADTARIYGIWLDGTLVGGVMFPHFDTTHGNAEIGVWAEPAGEGLGLVSAGVRHLIEYALVERGMQRVEWWSSALNERSRAVAQRAGMKLDGVLRSYYPHNGVRHDKEVWSLLAEEWLSSAQRVQLKR; this comes from the coding sequence ATGTTCGCGATACCGCTCTCCGACACCCTGCCCGCCGAGCTGCGCCCGCTGGAGCCCTGGCACGCCGAGGAGTTCCTGGCCCACATGGACCGGGCACGGGAGAACCTCGACCGGTTCATCGGCTTCGCCGGCGCCAGCACCGACCTGGACTCGGCCCGCGCCACCCTGCAGCGGTACGCCGACAAGGCGGCCGCCGACACCGCCCGGATCTACGGAATCTGGCTGGACGGCACGCTGGTCGGCGGGGTGATGTTCCCGCACTTCGACACCACGCACGGCAATGCCGAGATCGGGGTCTGGGCCGAGCCGGCCGGCGAGGGGCTCGGGCTGGTCTCGGCGGGGGTGCGGCACCTGATCGAGTACGCGCTGGTGGAGCGCGGGATGCAGCGGGTGGAGTGGTGGTCCAGTGCGCTCAACGAGCGCAGCCGGGCGGTGGCCCAGCGGGCCGGGATGAAGCTGGACGGGGTGCTGCGCTCGTACTACCCGCACAACGGCGTCCGGCACGACAAGGAGGTCTGGTCGCTGCTCGCCGAGGAGTGGCTGAGCTCCGCGCAGCGGGTCCAGCTCAAGCGCTGA
- a CDS encoding NAD(P)-dependent oxidoreductase: MSAPTVAVLGTGIMGAGMARSLRRAGLEVRVWNRTAARAQPLAEAGALVAADPAEAVRGAQVVITMLTDGPAALAAIQAAAEGVTEGQIWLQTSTVGVAGFAELADFAATHGLDLVDAPVLGTRQPAESGQLLVFAAGSERAREQAAEVLSAIAARTVWLGEDAAAATATRLKLVVNSWVLATVTGAAEALALAEGLGLDPRLFPQTIAGGGLDSGYLQGKSAAMLSGDFTPNFGLATAAKDARLILAEADAAGLQLDLATAVAERFERAVKAGHGEKDLSATYLVS, from the coding sequence ATGAGTGCACCAACGGTGGCGGTGCTCGGCACCGGGATCATGGGCGCGGGCATGGCCCGCAGCCTGCGCCGGGCCGGGCTCGAAGTCCGGGTCTGGAACCGCACGGCGGCCAGGGCCCAACCGCTGGCCGAGGCCGGCGCACTGGTCGCGGCCGACCCGGCGGAGGCGGTCCGCGGCGCCCAGGTGGTGATCACCATGCTCACCGACGGACCCGCCGCACTGGCCGCGATCCAGGCCGCGGCCGAAGGAGTGACGGAGGGTCAGATCTGGCTGCAGACCTCGACGGTGGGCGTGGCCGGCTTCGCGGAGCTGGCCGACTTCGCCGCCACCCACGGGCTCGACCTGGTCGACGCCCCGGTCCTGGGGACCAGGCAGCCGGCCGAGAGCGGGCAGCTCCTGGTCTTCGCGGCCGGCTCCGAGCGGGCCCGCGAACAGGCGGCCGAGGTGCTGTCGGCGATCGCCGCGCGCACCGTCTGGCTGGGCGAGGATGCGGCGGCGGCCACCGCGACCCGGCTCAAACTGGTGGTCAACAGCTGGGTGTTGGCCACCGTCACCGGCGCCGCCGAGGCGCTGGCGCTGGCCGAGGGCCTGGGCCTGGACCCGCGGCTCTTCCCGCAGACGATCGCGGGCGGCGGACTGGACAGCGGCTACCTGCAGGGCAAGTCGGCGGCCATGCTGAGCGGTGACTTCACGCCCAACTTCGGTCTGGCCACGGCCGCCAAGGACGCCCGGCTGATCCTGGCCGAGGCCGACGCGGCCGGCCTGCAGCTGGACCTGGCCACCGCCGTCGCCGAGCGCTTCGAGCGGGCCGTCAAGGCGGGCCACGGCGAGAAGGACCTGTCGGCGACCTACCTGGTCAGCTGA